In Phreatobacter cathodiphilus, the genomic window ACGACATCCTGGACGCCATTCTGGAGCGGCTGGTGGAGCGCGAAGCCTCCGTCGCCTCCATCGTCGCCGAGGGCTATGACCTGGAGGTCGTCAAGAAGGTCGAGCGGCTGCTGAACATCGCCGAATACAAGCGCCGGCAGGCGGCCCCCGGGGTGAAGGTCACGGCCCGCAATTTCGGCCGCGACCGGCGCTATCCCATCGTCAACCGCTTCCGCGATTCCGGTGAGCCGGTCCCTGCGCCCGACATGACCGTGCTCAACCCCACCGCCGTGCCGAAGCTGGACGTGGTGGACTTCTGAGCGCCCTTACCGGCCGAGCGTGAAGGAGTAGGTGACGCTGGAGCCGACCGTGAGTTGGTTGGCGCTGCCGCGTTGCGTGACCAGCGGTCCCGCCGCGGCACTGCCGGCCAGCCGATCGTAGGCGGCAAAGCCGGTGACGGTCCAGCCCCCGTCGAACCGGTAGGCGACTTGCGCCACCGCGCCGTATTTCATCAGCCCGCCGTGCGCCTGGTAGGCGGCGAGCCCCGACGCGAGGCTCTCGGCCGCCGAGACCGAGAAATAGCGCGAGGCGTAGCGATCGCTGCCGAAGAAGGTCCGTGGACCGGCAGAGACGGTCCAGCGGGAATCGGGACGCCAGATGACGTCGGCTCCGGCATTGCCGACGAGCGCGGCATGGCCGCCGATACCGTGCCGCACCGCGGCGCGCAGGCGTAGCCACTCGACGGGGAAGAGTTCGGCGAAGGCGCCCGCCTCGATGGTGAAGCCGACATCGGTGAGGCCGGCGAGCCGGCTGTCGTCGCCCGCCCGCCGCGCGCCCACGATGCTGGCGTTCGGTCCGGCGCGCAGCCAGCCGAGATCGATCAGGGCGGGCGCGATGCCGTCGTCGAAGGAGGAGAAGTGCTCCTTCGCCCCCGGCGCCCTGAGCGACAGCCGGGGCATGATCGTCGGCCCCAGTCGGCTCGATCCCATCCACAGCGGAACGGCGGAGACGGTGCCCCCGAGCGTCACCGTCCAGCCGCGGGCTGCTTCGGGGAGGCTCTGGGAGGCTGCGGGAAGCGTAGCGAGGCCGAGGGCTGCCGTGGCGGCGAGGATGCGGGCGATCATGAACAGCATGCGTCTGGAGAGGAGTGATGCGAAGGTATCGGAATGCGGTTAACAGATCCGCTCGCGCCGGCTTTGGCGCGTCCCCTCACCTGCGCATGGCAACCGAGGCTGGACCTCGCTCGGCGGGCGGGCTACTGCGACGTCATGGAAGACCAGACCCAGGGCCTCTCGCCATGACCGATCCCGAAGCCCTCAAGCGCGACGCCGCCGCCCGGGCCCTCACCTATGTCGAGAACGGCATGCGCCTCGGCCTCGGCACCGGCTCGACGGCCAAGCACTTCGTCGATCTGCTGGCCGAGCGGGTGAAGGAGGGGCTGAAGGTGGTCGGCGTGCCGACCTCCGAGGTGACCCGCGCCCAGGCCGAGCGCCTCGGCGTGCCGCTGACCACCCTCGACGAGACGCCGGAGCTCGACATCACCATCGATGGCGCCGACGAGATCGACCCGGCCCTCAACCTCATCAAGGGCGGCGGCGGGGCGCTGCTGCGCGAGAAGATCGTCGCCGCGGCCTCCGGGCGGATGATCGTCATCGCCGATGCCTCCAAGCGCGTCGAGGCGCTGGGCCGCTTTCCCCTGCCCATCGAGGTCAACGCCTTCGGCCTCGGCGCCACGGAGCGCGCCGTCGCCCGCGTGCTCGAAGCGGCGGGCTGCCCCGCCCCCCTCTCCCTGCGCCGCAAGGCCGACGGCCATGTTTTCGTCACGGACGGCGGTCACATGATCCTCGATGCGGCCTGCGCGCGGATTCCCGATCCTCCAACGCTCGGCTCCCGCCTTCACTCCGTGCCCGGTGTGGTCGAGCACGGCCTGTTCATTGGTCTGGCGTCTCTCGCGATCATCGCTTCCCCTGGCGGCGCAGAGGTCGTAGGACGTGTCTGACAAGCGAGCCGTCTCCGTCAGGCGCGGCCCCAAGACTTCCCGAGGAGTGATCCCGATGTTCGCCCGTTCGTTCGCAGCAGCCCTCGCGGCCAGCGCCCTGATCGCCACCGCCGCAACGGCGCAGACCCAGCGGCCGCCGGCTCCCCTCGCCCAGGCCGCTCCCCAGGCGCCCGCCGCGGCCCCCATGCCGCCGGCCGATCAGGTCGCCCTCGCCCGCCAGGTCGTCGAACTCTCCGGCGCCTCGTCCTCCTTCGAGAACGTGATTCCGGCCTTCGTCGAGCAGGCGAAGTCGCTGTTCCTGCCGACCAATCCCGACCTCGGCCGCCAGTTCAACGAGGTCGGCGACCAGCTCAAGGCCGAGTTCCAGCCGCGCGTGAACGAGCTGATCCAGGGCATCGCCGTCGCCTATGCCCAGCGCTTCACGATGGAGGAGCTCCGCCGCATCCAGGCCTTCTACCAGTCCGCCGACGGCCAGAAGCTGGTGCGCACCATCCCCTCCATCATGGAGGAGACCTTCGGCCGCTCGCAGCAGTGGAGCCAGGTCGTCACCCGCGACATCGTCGCCCGCTTCCGCGAAGAATTCGCCAAGCGCGGCATCCGCCTCTGAGCGGCAGGCCGGCTCCCGGTCCCACGTCATGCGAAACGCGTCGGCCCCGGCCGGCGCGTTTTTCGTTGGGGCCGGGTCAGTCCTCGTCGGCCTTCATGCGCCAGCCGAGGCGTGACCAGAGCAGCGGCCCGAACAGGGCGATGACCGCAACCGCGAGGAGGCTCGCCGCGATCGGGCTCTGCAGCAGCACCATCGGATCGCCTCCCGCGATCTGCAGCGCCCGCCGGAGCTGCGTTTCCGCCATGGGGCCGAGGATCATGCCGACCACCACCGGCGCGATCGGATAGTCGAACCGTCGCATGCCGAAGGCGAGAAGGCCGAGGACCAGCACCAGCGTCAGTTCCACCAGCGATCCCTTGGCGGCCAACACGCCCACCGCGGCGAAGACCAGGATGCCGCCGTAGAGCCAGGGCCGCGGGATCGACAACAGCTTCACCCACAGCCCGACCAGCGGCAGGTTGAGGACGATCAGCATGGCGTTGGCGATGAACAGCGAGGCGATCAGTCCCCACACCACGTCGGCCGAGGTGACGAAGAGCAGCGGCCCCGGCTGGAGATTGTACTGCTGAAACCCCGCCAGCATGATCGCCGCCGTCGCCGACGTGGGAATGCCAAGGGTGAGCAGCGGCACCAGCGTGCCGGCGGCGGAGGCGTTGTTCGCCGCCTCGGGCCCGGCGACGCCCTCGATGGCGCCGTGGCCGAACTCTTGCCGGTGCTTCGACAGCCGCTTCTCCGTCGCATAGGACAAGAAGGTCGGCACCTCCGCCCCGCCCGCCGGCAGCGCGCCGATGGGAAAGCCGAAGGCGGTGCCGCGCAGCCAAGGCATCCACGAGCGCTTCCAGTCCTCCTTCGTCATCCACAGGGACCCGCGGATCGCCTCGACATGGCCTTCCGCCGCCGCGCCCTTCTGCGAGGCGACCGCCATGGCCTCGCCGACGGCGAACATGGCGACCGCCACGGTCGTGACCTCGAGCCCGTCCAGGAGGTCGGGGATGCCGAAGGCAAGCCGCGCCTGGCCGGTCAGCTTGTCGATGCCGACGAGGCCGAGCGCGAGTCCGACCGCGAGCGACGTGAGGCCCCTCAGGCGCGACGAGCCGAAGGTCGCCGAGACCGTGACGAAGGCCACCAGCATCAGCGCGAAATAGTCCTCCGGACCGAAGGCGATGGCGACCTCGGCGAGATAGGGCGCGAAGACCGTGAGCAGGGCGGTGGCGATCGTCCCCGCAACGAAGGAGCCGATGGCGGCGGTGGCGAGCGCCGGGCCGCCGCGGCCGGCCTTCGCCATCCTGTTGCCCTCCAGCGCCGTGACGATCGAGGCGCTCTCCCCCGGCGTGTTGAGCAGGATGGAGGTGGTCGATCCGCCATACATCCCGCCGTAGTAGATGCCGGCGAACATGATGAGCGAGCCCGCCGGGTCCATCTTGAAGGTGATCGGCAGCAGCAGCGCCACCGTCATGGCGGGGCCGATGCCGGGCAGAACGCCCACGGCCGTGCCGAGGATGACCCCGATCAGCGCGAAGAGAAGGTTCATCGGCTGGACGGCGATGGCGAGGCCGTTGCCGAGGAGGCCCAGGGTTTCCATGCCGGTCAGATCCAGCTTTCGGTGAGGCCCGAGGGCAGGGTGAGGCCGAGAAGGCGCACGAAGAAGAGATAGACGACGAGGCCCATCGCCGCGCCGATGGCGAGATCGGCCGCCGGACGGCGCGAACCGAAGGCGCGGGCGGTCGCGGCGAAGAGGATGGCGCAGGCGGGGACGAAGCCGGCGGTGCGGATGAGCAGGATCATCACCGCGAGCCCACCCGCGATCCAGGCGACCGCCGTCCAGTCCGCTTCCTCGCGCGGCGGCGCCGCGCCGCGGAGCCCGGCGAGGATCGTCAGAACCCCGAACAGCATGAGGAGCCCTCCGACCAGGAAGGGCATCATCTGTGGCCCGAGGGTCTGGTTGCCGAAGCTGGCGCGCAGGGCCCAGGACTGCCAGACGACGACGCCGGCGACCGCCATGAGACCGAGGCCGACGGCGACGACCGGGCGGTCGACGGCGGACCTGTTTTCCGGCGTCATGCGCCCACCAGACCGAGCTGGCGCAGCACGCCCGAGACCCGGGCGATCTCCTCCTTCAGGAAGCCCTCGAAGGCCTCCCCGGCGAGATAGGTGTCCTGCCAGCCCTTGGCGGCGAGCTGGTCGGCCCAGGCCTTTGACTTCGCCATCTTCTCCACGACTTCGGCGAGGCCCGCCCGCTGCGCCGCGCTGATGCCGGGTGCGGCGAAGACGCTGCGCCAGTTCTGCAGTTCCAGTTTGAAGCCCTGCTCGGCGAGGGTCGGCCCCGGCAGGCCCACAGTGCCCTGCGGCGCGGTGAGGCCGATCCAGCGCATGCGGCGGCCCTTGAC contains:
- a CDS encoding MipA/OmpV family protein — its product is MIARILAATAALGLATLPAASQSLPEAARGWTVTLGGTVSAVPLWMGSSRLGPTIMPRLSLRAPGAKEHFSSFDDGIAPALIDLGWLRAGPNASIVGARRAGDDSRLAGLTDVGFTIEAGAFAELFPVEWLRLRAAVRHGIGGHAALVGNAGADVIWRPDSRWTVSAGPRTFFGSDRYASRYFSVSAAESLASGLAAYQAHGGLMKYGAVAQVAYRFDGGWTVTGFAAYDRLAGSAAAGPLVTQRGSANQLTVGSSVTYSFTLGR
- the rpiA gene encoding ribose-5-phosphate isomerase RpiA, whose protein sequence is MTDPEALKRDAAARALTYVENGMRLGLGTGSTAKHFVDLLAERVKEGLKVVGVPTSEVTRAQAERLGVPLTTLDETPELDITIDGADEIDPALNLIKGGGGALLREKIVAAASGRMIVIADASKRVEALGRFPLPIEVNAFGLGATERAVARVLEAAGCPAPLSLRRKADGHVFVTDGGHMILDAACARIPDPPTLGSRLHSVPGVVEHGLFIGLASLAIIASPGGAEVVGRV
- a CDS encoding DUF2059 domain-containing protein — translated: MFARSFAAALAASALIATAATAQTQRPPAPLAQAAPQAPAAAPMPPADQVALARQVVELSGASSSFENVIPAFVEQAKSLFLPTNPDLGRQFNEVGDQLKAEFQPRVNELIQGIAVAYAQRFTMEELRRIQAFYQSADGQKLVRTIPSIMEETFGRSQQWSQVVTRDIVARFREEFAKRGIRL
- a CDS encoding tripartite tricarboxylate transporter permease, which encodes METLGLLGNGLAIAVQPMNLLFALIGVILGTAVGVLPGIGPAMTVALLLPITFKMDPAGSLIMFAGIYYGGMYGGSTTSILLNTPGESASIVTALEGNRMAKAGRGGPALATAAIGSFVAGTIATALLTVFAPYLAEVAIAFGPEDYFALMLVAFVTVSATFGSSRLRGLTSLAVGLALGLVGIDKLTGQARLAFGIPDLLDGLEVTTVAVAMFAVGEAMAVASQKGAAAEGHVEAIRGSLWMTKEDWKRSWMPWLRGTAFGFPIGALPAGGAEVPTFLSYATEKRLSKHRQEFGHGAIEGVAGPEAANNASAAGTLVPLLTLGIPTSATAAIMLAGFQQYNLQPGPLLFVTSADVVWGLIASLFIANAMLIVLNLPLVGLWVKLLSIPRPWLYGGILVFAAVGVLAAKGSLVELTLVLVLGLLAFGMRRFDYPIAPVVVGMILGPMAETQLRRALQIAGGDPMVLLQSPIAASLLAVAVIALFGPLLWSRLGWRMKADED
- a CDS encoding tripartite tricarboxylate transporter TctB family protein; the protein is MTPENRSAVDRPVVAVGLGLMAVAGVVVWQSWALRASFGNQTLGPQMMPFLVGGLLMLFGVLTILAGLRGAAPPREEADWTAVAWIAGGLAVMILLIRTAGFVPACAILFAATARAFGSRRPAADLAIGAAMGLVVYLFFVRLLGLTLPSGLTESWI